The following are encoded in a window of Manihot esculenta cultivar AM560-2 chromosome 8, M.esculenta_v8, whole genome shotgun sequence genomic DNA:
- the LOC110621821 gene encoding AT-hook motif nuclear-localized protein 14 encodes MEPNESQHHLSSYFATTTTTPSPTNGLMPPHPNSTSDSGGGPHMLYPHSVGPSSAAVATAPVEPPRRKRGRPRKYGTPEQALAAKKTASSSNSVPKEKREGATSYSGSSRKSQQLFALGNAGQGFIPHVITVAAGEDVAQKLMMFMQQSKREMCILSASGSISNASLRQPATSGGNITYEGRFEIISISGSYVRTDIGGRTGGLSVCLSNTDGQLIGGGVGGPLTAGGPVQVIVGTFLLDNKKDASGGVKVDASTNKLPSPVGGASISNIGFLSPVESSGRNPVTGNDDHANIGGNPFMIHPRGMHVAPSRTPDWLSGPDPRVNAGFELTGRVGHGAYQSPENGDYEQLPD; translated from the exons ATGGAACCCAACGAGAGCCAGCACCACCTCAGCTCCTACTTCGCCACCACCACAACCACCCCTTCGCCGACCAATGGCCTTATGCCGCCACATCCCAATTCCACTTCCGATAGTGGAGGCGGGCCTCATATGCTCTATCCTCATTCCGTGGGTCCATCCTCGGCCGCTGTCGCCACTGCACCAGTGGAGCCCCCCAGGAGGAAGCGAGGTAGGCCGAGGAAGTACGGAACGCCAGAGCAAGCACTGGCAGCAAAGAAAACGGCGTCTTCTTCGAATTCTGTTCCTAAGGAGAAAAGAGAAGGCGCTACTTCGTATTCGGGTTCCTCGAGGAAGTCTCAACAGTTGTTTGCTCTTG GCAACGCAGGGCAAGGTTTTATTCCACATGTTATAACTGTGGCGGCAGGCGAG GATGTAGCTCAGAAACTTATGATGTTCATGCAACAAAGTAAGCGTGAGATGTGCATTTTGTCTGCATCTGGTTCCATCTCAAATGCATCCCTCCGGCAGCCAGCAACTTCAGGAGGCAACATTACATATGAG GGTCGGTTTGAGATCatttcaatttctggatcatatGTGCGCACTGATATTGGAGGGAGAACTGGTGGTCTCAGTGTATGCCTATCTAATACAGATGGCCAACTCATTGGAGGAGGTGTTGGTGGACCTCTAACAGCTGGTGGCCCTGTTCAG GTCATTGTTGGTACATTTCTGCTTGACAACAAGAAGGATGCTAGCGGTGGTGTGAAAGTTGATGCGTCTACCAACAAGTTGCCTTCTCCAGTTGGAGGGGCATCGATTTCAAATATTGGATTCCTTTCTCCAGTTGAATCATCTGGGAGGAATCCAGTCACGGGAAATGATGATCATGCGAATATTGGAGGAAATCCTTTCATGATTCATCCTCGAGGCATGCATGTGGCACCTTCAAGGACCCCAGATTGGCTGAGTGGTCCAGATCCTAGAGTAAATGCCGGTTTTGAACTGACag GAAGAGTAGGTCATGGAGCATACCAATCTCCGGAAAATGGGGACTATGAACAACTTCCGGACTAA
- the LOC110621168 gene encoding protein EIN4 — translation MLRALASRLFFLISCIMISVSALDHEFVNCNCDDEGFWSVHSILECQKVSDFLIAVAYFSIPIELLYFVSCSNFPLKWVLLQFIAFIVLCGLTHLLTGWTYYGPHSFQLMLSLTVAKFLTALVSCATAITLLTLIPLLLKWKVRELFLKQNVLELDQEVGMMKKQKEASLHVRMLTREIRKSLDKHTILYTTLVELSKTLDLHNCAVWMPNENRTEMNLTHELKPSGKHYHLSIPVNDPDVLEIKDAKGVKILRPDSALGVASGGGSEEAGALAAIRMPMLQVSNFKGGTPELVDTCYAILVLVLPGMNSRAWTYEEMEIVEVVADQVAVALSHASVLEESQLMREKLSEQNRALQQARKNAMMASQARNSFQKVMSHGMRRPMHSISGLLSMFQDENMSFEQRIIIDTLVKTSNVVSTLINDVMEISTKDNGRFSLEVRAFRLHSMIKEASCLAKCFCAYKGFGFEIDVQSSLPDLVIGDERRAFQVILHMVGYLLNAHDAGGTVIYRVFSESSSEGKNDRMLGMWKSNAPEEFVLIKFEIEIKETSSLSDGSVSTAHSSGRRQNSDEVKEGLSFSMCKKLVQMMQGNIWISQNSVGLAQSMTLVLRFQTRPSYGRAIFAAGTTSEQPNSNSIFRGLRVILADDDDVNRTVTKKLLEKLGCEVTAVASGFECLSALSSAENSLGVVILDLQMPEMDGFEVAMRIRKFRSRNWPLIIALTASAEDNVWERCLQMGMNGVIRKPVLLQGMADELRRVLQRAGEGL, via the exons ATGTTAAGAGCATTAGCTTCTCGACTATTCTTTCTCATATCATGTATTATGATCTCTGTCTCTGCCCTTGATCATGAATTTGTTAACTGCAACTGCGATGATGAGGGCTTTTGGAGCGTGCATAGCATTCTTGAGTGTCAGAAGGTGAGTGATTTCTTAATTGCAGTAGCCTATTTCTCAATTCCTATCGAGCTTCTTTACTTTGTTAGCTGCTCCAACTTTCCACTTAAATGGGTCTTGCTTCAGTTCATAGCTTTCATAGTCCTTTGTGGGTTGACGCATTTGCTCACTGGATGGACTTATTATGGGCCTCACTCATTTCAATTGATGCTGTCTCTCACTGTTGCTAAATTCCTTACTGCTTTGGTTTCATGTGCTACTGCTATAACCCTTTTGACTTTGATTCCTCTTCTCCTGAAATGGAAAGTGAGAGAGCTTTTCTTGAAGCAAAATGTGTTGGAGTTAGATCAAGAAGTGGGAATGATGAAAAAGCAGAAGGAAGCGAGTTTGCACGTTCGAATGCTTACTCGAGAGATCAGGAAGTCGCTTGATAAGCATACCATATTGTATACAACTTTGGTTGAGCTTTCTAAGACTTTGGATTTGCATAATTGTGCTGTATGGATGCCAAATGAGAATAGAACAGAGATGAATCTCACCCACGAGTTGAAACCAAGCGGTAAGCATTATCACCTTTCTATTCCTGTCAATGACCCGGATGTGTTAGAGATAAAAGATGCCAAGGGGGTAAAGATTTTGAGGCCAGATTCAGCACTTGGGGTGGCAAGTGGTGGTGGGTCTGAGGAGGCAGGTGCTTTGGCAGCAATTCGGATGCCAATGCTTCAGGTTTCAAATTTCAAAGGGGGCACACCTGAACTAGTGGATACTTGTTATGCTATACTTGTTTTGGTTCTTCCAGGCATGAATTCTAGGGCTTGGACCTATGAGGAAATGGAAATAGTGGAAGTTGTTGCTGATCAGGTGGCTGTGGCATTATCTCATGCTTCAGTTCTTGAAGAATCTCAGCTAATGAGAGAGAAGCTGAGCGAGCAAAATCGTGCGTTGCAGCAAGCTAGGAAGAATGCTATGATGGCAAGCCAGGCAAGGAACTCCTTTCAGAAGGTTATGAGTCATGGAATGAGGAGGCCAATGCACTCGATCTCAGGTCTACTTTCAATGTTCCAAGATGAGAACATGAGCTTTGAACAGAGGATTATTATTGATACATTGGTGAAAACCAGCAATGTTGTATCGACTTTGATAAATGATGTGATGGAGATATCAACAAAAGATAATGGAAGGTTTTCATTAGAAGTGAGGGCTTTCCGATTACACTCCATGATCAAGGAAGCTTCTTGCCTTGCTAAGTGCTTTTGTGCATATAAAGGCTTTGGTTTTGAAATTGATGTTCAGAGTTCTTTGCCTGATTTAGTGATAGGAGACGAGCGGAGGGCTTTTCAAGTGATTCTGCATATGGTTGGATATCTATTGAATGCCCACGATGCAGGTGGAACTGTCATATATCGGGTTTTCTCAGAGAGTAGTAGTGAGGGCAAGAATGATAGAATGTTGGGGATGTGGAAATCAAATGCTCCTGAGGAGTTTGTGTTGATCAAGTTTGAGATCGAGATTAAGGAGACAAGTTCTTTGTCAGATGGATCTGTCTCAACCGCACATTCTTCCGGAAGAAGGCAAAACAGCGATGAAGTTAAGGAAGGCTTGAGCTTCAGCATGTGCAAAAAGCTTGTGCAG ATGATGCAAGGTAATATCTGGATATCGCAGAACTCTGTGGGTTTAGCACAGAGCATGACTCTGGTTCTTAGGTTTCAAACCCGACCTTCTTATGGAAGAGCCATATTTGCCGCTGGAACTACCTCAGAACAACCAAATTCCAATTCTATATTCAGAGGCCTCCGAGTTATTCTTGCTGACGATGATGATGTAAACAGAACTGTGACCAAGAAGCTGCTTGAGAAGCTAGGCTGTGAAGTGACTGCTGTTGCATCTGGGTTTGAATGCCTCAGCGCGCTTAGTTCTGCTGAAAATTCTCTTGGCGTAGTTATTTTGGATCTTCAGATGCCTGAAATGGATGGCTTTGAAGTAGCAATGAGAATCCGAAAGTTCCGAAGTCGTAATTGGCCATTGATTATAGCCTTGACTGCCAGTGCTGAGGATAATGTTTGGGAAAGATGCCTACAAATGGGAATGAACGGAGTAATCAGAAAACCTGTCCTCTTACAAGGAATGGCCGATGAGCTTCGAAGAGTTCTGCAAAGAGCAGGTGAAGGGTTGTAA